Proteins encoded together in one Nyctibius grandis isolate bNycGra1 chromosome 1, bNycGra1.pri, whole genome shotgun sequence window:
- the TENT5A gene encoding terminal nucleotidyltransferase 5A isoform X2, with protein MADDEKAGGSPGGSYAGGCESAHCNVLSWEQVQRLDRILSETIPIHGRGNFPTLAMQPRQIVKVVRSRLEEKDIGLRDVRLNGSAASHVLHQDSGLGYKDLDLIFCADLKGEAEFQTVKDVVLDCLLDFLPEGVNKEKITPLTLKEAYVQKMVKVCNDSDRWSLISLSNNSGKNVELKFVDSLRRQFEFSVDSFQIKLDSLLLFYECSENPMTETFHPTIIGESVYGDFQEAFDHLCNKIIATRNPEEIRGGGLLKYCNLLVRGFRAASESEIKSLQRYMCSRFFIDFSDIGEQQRKLESYLQNHFVGLEDRKYDYLMTLHGVVNESTVCLMGHERRQTLNLITMLAIRVLAEQNIIPNVANVTCYYQPAPYVADANFSNYYIAQVQTVFPCQQHTYSTWLPCN; from the exons ATGGCAGACGATGAGAAAGCCGGCGGCAGCCCCGGCGGGAGTTACGCGGGCGGCTGCGAGAGCGCGCACTGCAACGTGCTGAGCTGGGAGCAAGTGCAGCGTCTGGACCGCATCCTCAGCGAGACCATCCCCATCCACGGCCGCGGCAACTTCCCCACGCTGGCCATGCAGCCCCGCCAGATCGTCAAGGTGGTGCGGAGCCggctggaggagaaggacatCGGTCTGCGGGACGTGCGGCTCAACGGCTCGGCCGCCAGCCACGTCCTCCACCAGGACAGCGGCCTGGGCTACAAGGACTTGGACCTCATCTTCTGCGCCGACCTCAAAGGGGAAGCCGAGTTTCAGACTGTGAAGGACGTGGTCTTGGACTGCCTCTTGGATTTCTTACCCGAGGGGGTGAACAAGGAGAAGATCACGCCGCTCACCCTCAAG GAGGCTTATGTGCAGAAAATGGTAAAAGTATGCAATGATTCAGACCGATGGAGTCTCATCTCCCTGTCCAACAACAGTGGCAAAAATGTGGAGCTGAAATTTGTGGACTCTCTGAGGCGGCAGTTTGAATTCAGTGTCGATTCCTTTCAAATCAAGCTGGactccctgctgcttttttatgaGTGCTCAGAGAATCCGATGACTGAAACTTTTCACCCGACTATCATTGGTGAGAGCGTCTATGGGGATTTCCAGGAAGCCTTTGATCACCTCTGCAACAAGATAATCGCCACCAGAAACCCAGAAGAAATCAGAGGAGGTGGTCTTCTGAAGTACTGCAACCTTTTGGTAAGGGGCTTTAGGGCTGCCTCCGAATCCGAGATTAAGTCCCTGCAGAGATACATGTGTTCGAGGTTTTTCATTGACTTCTCAGACATTggagaacagcagagaaagctGGAGTCCTACTTGCAGAACCACTTTGTGGGATTAGAGGACCGCAAGTATGACTATCTCATGACCCTTCACGGTGTGGTGAATGAGAGCACAGTGTGCCTGATGGGACATGAGAGGAGACAGACTCTGAATCTGATCACCATGCTGGCCATCCGGGTCCTAGCCGAGCAAAATATCATCCCCAATGTGGCCAATGTCACCTGCTATTACCAGCCAGCCCCATACGTAGCAGATGCCAACTTCAGCAATTACTATATTGCCCAGGTTCAGACGGTGTTCCCTTGCCAGCAGCACACATACTCTACTTGGCTGCCCTGTAATTAA
- the TENT5A gene encoding terminal nucleotidyltransferase 5A isoform X1: MQIEGAGRGRRDSEPRKSGETPYKNYWGPFPGRTTKAPETAAARGGSERGGGSERGGLCPGGGAESGAGGGSAGRATSLALQHRLAPGGFFSTLLLFFFFLNLLNRSGGRGAPGGRRAAGAVPSSPARRRPRTMADDEKAGGSPGGSYAGGCESAHCNVLSWEQVQRLDRILSETIPIHGRGNFPTLAMQPRQIVKVVRSRLEEKDIGLRDVRLNGSAASHVLHQDSGLGYKDLDLIFCADLKGEAEFQTVKDVVLDCLLDFLPEGVNKEKITPLTLKEAYVQKMVKVCNDSDRWSLISLSNNSGKNVELKFVDSLRRQFEFSVDSFQIKLDSLLLFYECSENPMTETFHPTIIGESVYGDFQEAFDHLCNKIIATRNPEEIRGGGLLKYCNLLVRGFRAASESEIKSLQRYMCSRFFIDFSDIGEQQRKLESYLQNHFVGLEDRKYDYLMTLHGVVNESTVCLMGHERRQTLNLITMLAIRVLAEQNIIPNVANVTCYYQPAPYVADANFSNYYIAQVQTVFPCQQHTYSTWLPCN, from the exons ATGCAGATAGAGGGGGCGGGACGCGGCCGCCGTGACTCGGAGCCCCGGAAGAGCGGAGAAACCCCGTATAAAAACTACTGGGGACCTTTCCCGGGCAGAACTACGAAAGCTCCGGAGACGGCGGCAGCCCGTGGCGGTAgcgagcggggcggcggcagcgagCGGGGCGGCCTCTGCCCCGGCGGGGGCGCGGAGAGCGGCGCAGGCGGCGGCTCTGCAGGTCGGGCGACTTCTCTTGCCCTGCAGCACCGCCTGGCTCCGGGGGGCTTTTTCTCcaccctcctccttttttttttttttcttaatttactcAATAG GAGCGGAGGGAGAGGGGCCCCGGGGGGGCGGCGAGCAGCCGGAGCGGTGCCATCCAGCCCGGCGAGGCGGCGGCCGCGCACCATGGCAGACGATGAGAAAGCCGGCGGCAGCCCCGGCGGGAGTTACGCGGGCGGCTGCGAGAGCGCGCACTGCAACGTGCTGAGCTGGGAGCAAGTGCAGCGTCTGGACCGCATCCTCAGCGAGACCATCCCCATCCACGGCCGCGGCAACTTCCCCACGCTGGCCATGCAGCCCCGCCAGATCGTCAAGGTGGTGCGGAGCCggctggaggagaaggacatCGGTCTGCGGGACGTGCGGCTCAACGGCTCGGCCGCCAGCCACGTCCTCCACCAGGACAGCGGCCTGGGCTACAAGGACTTGGACCTCATCTTCTGCGCCGACCTCAAAGGGGAAGCCGAGTTTCAGACTGTGAAGGACGTGGTCTTGGACTGCCTCTTGGATTTCTTACCCGAGGGGGTGAACAAGGAGAAGATCACGCCGCTCACCCTCAAG GAGGCTTATGTGCAGAAAATGGTAAAAGTATGCAATGATTCAGACCGATGGAGTCTCATCTCCCTGTCCAACAACAGTGGCAAAAATGTGGAGCTGAAATTTGTGGACTCTCTGAGGCGGCAGTTTGAATTCAGTGTCGATTCCTTTCAAATCAAGCTGGactccctgctgcttttttatgaGTGCTCAGAGAATCCGATGACTGAAACTTTTCACCCGACTATCATTGGTGAGAGCGTCTATGGGGATTTCCAGGAAGCCTTTGATCACCTCTGCAACAAGATAATCGCCACCAGAAACCCAGAAGAAATCAGAGGAGGTGGTCTTCTGAAGTACTGCAACCTTTTGGTAAGGGGCTTTAGGGCTGCCTCCGAATCCGAGATTAAGTCCCTGCAGAGATACATGTGTTCGAGGTTTTTCATTGACTTCTCAGACATTggagaacagcagagaaagctGGAGTCCTACTTGCAGAACCACTTTGTGGGATTAGAGGACCGCAAGTATGACTATCTCATGACCCTTCACGGTGTGGTGAATGAGAGCACAGTGTGCCTGATGGGACATGAGAGGAGACAGACTCTGAATCTGATCACCATGCTGGCCATCCGGGTCCTAGCCGAGCAAAATATCATCCCCAATGTGGCCAATGTCACCTGCTATTACCAGCCAGCCCCATACGTAGCAGATGCCAACTTCAGCAATTACTATATTGCCCAGGTTCAGACGGTGTTCCCTTGCCAGCAGCACACATACTCTACTTGGCTGCCCTGTAATTAA